A window of Zingiber officinale cultivar Zhangliang chromosome 5A, Zo_v1.1, whole genome shotgun sequence contains these coding sequences:
- the LOC121980824 gene encoding pre-mRNA-splicing factor CWC21-like, which translates to MYNGIGLQTPRGSGTNGYIQTSKFFVRPRPSTARPDAAISGSKPEGAVRKPNKEILEHDRKRKVRLKLLILQETLTDQGYTEAEIAEKLAEAKKTLEAEFAAAASQDGGSGDGRRDRPPLPNKRFAGTQSHQIAARKEKQMETMRAALGIKDEQQEQKMLDEEDLEPGEFIDDKPQQEKKDMISDEHQDKNQDRKSVNKIEKQMGEAKNESRISRIDKSKHRIKYYAKGKYDDDSDSEISKSIDEQKTKHRRSKRQKSMDAIKKWEKQKQNHNNETNYSDSDGDSSSGNFGRKQIAKHKKKLKGHATGRFRR; encoded by the exons ATGTATAACGGGATAGGGCTCCAGACGCCGAGGGGTTCCGGCACGAATGGATACATCCAGACAAGCAAGTTCTTCGTCAGACCACGCCCGTCCACTGCCCGCCCCGACGCCGCCATCTCCGGATCCAAGCCGGAAGGTGCCGTCCGGAAGCCCAACAAGGAAATCCTAGAACATGACCGCAAGCGGAAGGTTCGATTGAAGCTTTTGATCCTACAAGAAACCCTGACAGATCAGGGGTACACTGAGGCCGAGATCGCCGAGAAGCTCGCGGAAGCGAAGAAGACGCTTGAGGCCGAGTTCGCGGCCGCTGCTTCGCAGGATGGTGGAAGCGGAGATGGTCGGAGGGATCGCCCTCCCCTCCCGAATAAGAG GTTTGCGGGTACTCAGTCTCATCAGATTGCTGCTCGAAAGGAGAAACAAATGGAAACAATGAGAGCAGCTCTTGGCATTAAAGATGAACAGCAAGAACAAAAAATGCTGGATGAGGAAGACTTGGAGCCTGGTGAATTCATTGATGATAAACCTCAACAAGAGAAAAAAGATATGATTTCTGATGAACATCAAGATAAAAATCAAGATAGGAAGTCAGTgaataaaatagaaaaacagATGGGTGAAGCAAAGAACGAAAGTAGGATATCTAGAATTGATAAGTCAAAGCACAGAATAAAGTATTATGCCAAGGGAAAATATGATGATGATTCTGACAGTGAAATCAGCAAAAGTATTGATGAACAGAAAACGAAGCATCGAAGAAGTAAGCGACAGAAGTCAATGGATGCTATCAAGAAATGGGAGAAGCAAAAACAAAATCATAATAACGAAACTAATTATTCTGACTCAGATGGTGATTCTTCTTCTGGTAACTTTGGTCGGAAACAGATAGCAAAGCACAAGAAGAAACTCAAGGGTCATGCCACAggcagattcagaagatga